A genomic window from Populus nigra chromosome 7, ddPopNigr1.1, whole genome shotgun sequence includes:
- the LOC133698245 gene encoding probable glutathione S-transferase produces the protein MSKEDLLLLDFWVSPFCMRVKIALAEKGLNYESKEEDLFGGKSELLLKSNPVYQKVPVLLHNGKPLNESAIIVGYIDEKWPSHPLLPACSYGRSQARFWADYIDKKLFDATCTVWRSTGEAVAVAKKDFIEVLKVLEEALGEKKFFGGDTFGFVDIVAIPMASWFYASEKFGNFTVEAECPKLSAWIKRSMQRESVAKALPDPEKVYDFVVMFRKMQGIE, from the exons ATGTCTAAGGAAGACTTGCTTCTCTTGGATTTCTGGGTGAGCCCATTTTGCATGAGGGTGAAAATAGCTTTGGCTGAGAAGGGTTTGAACTATGAATCAAAAGAGGAGGATTTGTTTGGTGGGAAGAGTGAGTTGTTGCTCAAATCAAACCCTGTTTACCAGAAGGTGCCTGTGCTCTTACACAATGGGAAGCCACTGAATGAGTCCGCTATCATCGTTGGCTAcattgatgagaaatggccttCACACCCATTGCTGCCAGCTTGTTCATATGGCCGTTCCCAAGCCCGTTTCTGGGCTGATTACATTGACAAGAAG CTATTTGATGCAACCTGCACTGTCTGGAGGAGCACAGGAGAGGCTGTGGCGGTAGCCAAGAAAGACTTCATTGAAGTTCTGAAGGTGTTAGAGGAAGCCCTTGGGGAGAAAAAATTCTTTGGTGGTGATACCTTTGGGTTTGTCGATATAGTGGCAATCCCTATGGCCAGCTGGTTTTATGCCAGTGAGAAGTTTGGAAACTTCACAGTCGAGGCCGAGTGTCCGAAACTGTCAGCTTGGATTAAGAGGAGTATGCAGAGGGAGAGTGTGGCCAAAGCTCTTCCGGACCCAGAAAAGGTCTATGACTTTGTTGTCATGTTCAGAAAGATGCAAGGCATTGAGTAG